Proteins encoded together in one Candidatus Bathyarchaeota archaeon window:
- a CDS encoding transcription initiation factor IIB, producing the protein MTSYARKLWKIVKCPECGSDNPIEDYDRGEIICQNCGLVINENVLDRGAEWRAFTKEEKESRGRVGMPISYSMHDKGLSTTIDRINRDAHGKQLPISTRLEMLRLRKLQIRTGVHSSIDKNLIQAMGELDRLKDNLHLPLQVKEKAAIIYRKALDNGFVRGRSIAAIASAALYAACRATETPRTLKEVASASSVRKKKDVARCYRLLLKEQDIRMPVEDPVRCISKIGSKVKIPIKTERIAIEILGEAKQKGVVSGKNPMGLAAAALYVACVLDNVKKTQKEIAEVANVTEVTVRNRYRGLKETLKLNI; encoded by the coding sequence TTGACTTCGTATGCAAGAAAATTATGGAAAATCGTAAAGTGTCCTGAATGTGGTAGTGACAACCCTATTGAAGATTACGACCGTGGGGAGATTATCTGCCAAAATTGCGGACTCGTGATCAATGAGAATGTCTTAGATAGAGGGGCCGAATGGAGGGCTTTTACCAAAGAAGAGAAAGAAAGTCGAGGAAGAGTAGGCATGCCGATTTCTTATTCTATGCACGATAAGGGGCTTTCTACGACCATAGACCGAATAAACCGAGATGCTCACGGAAAGCAATTGCCAATTTCTACAAGGCTAGAAATGCTGAGGTTAAGAAAATTGCAAATCAGAACTGGAGTCCATTCATCCATCGATAAAAACTTAATTCAAGCCATGGGGGAGTTAGACAGGCTAAAAGACAACCTTCATCTTCCATTACAAGTGAAAGAAAAGGCCGCGATCATCTATAGAAAGGCATTAGACAACGGATTCGTGCGCGGTAGATCAATTGCAGCCATAGCTTCCGCCGCTCTTTACGCAGCGTGTAGAGCTACTGAAACTCCGAGGACTTTGAAGGAAGTAGCTTCTGCTAGTAGCGTGAGGAAAAAAAAGGATGTTGCACGCTGTTACAGGCTTTTGCTTAAAGAGCAAGATATCAGAATGCCCGTTGAAGACCCCGTAAGATGCATATCTAAGATAGGGTCAAAAGTGAAGATACCTATTAAAACGGAAAGAATAGCCATAGAAATACTTGGAGAAGCAAAACAAAAGGGAGTGGTATCTGGTAAAAATCCTATGGGATTGGCTGCTGCGGCGCTGTACGTTGCTTGTGTGCTCGATAACGTAAAGAAAACACAGAAAGAAATCGCTGAAGTAGCGAATGTAACAGAAGTGACCGTGAGGAATAGATATAGGGGTTTGAAAGAAACTCTCAAACTGAATATATGA